In the genome of Cyclopterus lumpus isolate fCycLum1 chromosome 19, fCycLum1.pri, whole genome shotgun sequence, one region contains:
- the zgc:194990 gene encoding butyrophilin subfamily 1 member A1, with amino-acid sequence MMKDCLQFLIEPAKKLKIRLKDTRKRVKLDRKESLVESQLFIMELARELNKICQRSNILGHIWTSEDIWPASVCRDFIVEWAAVLEKRAQPRIILSEYQYEKPGKKDWKGRLLCMLEAGGECDMGPHKRVIMDWTRGIKSRPQPTIWPGEPVLMMLEDLEFQWKRGRLPNLLPAVELVMLAVMNADSPVKEDVTKQWLVRKQRSQKIDAVRYIPHSVWNWICDAAEEVTLDSDSANADLLISGDEKRMRCGLERREVPRCRRRFDGWWCAAGREGYASGRHYWEVEVGERDWRLGVAKASAVRQGFRSLTTDTGYLTLRLERGADLKALTVPAAQLPQSLAPRKVGVYLDYELGQLSFYDVEKRSHLYTYNEKFTEELYPVFGTVEVVKDLVIRPADVREPCLCPGPCLWN; translated from the exons ATGATGAAGGACTGCCTGCAGTTCCTCATAGAGCCAGCCAAAAAGCTCAAGATCCGACTCAAG GATACTCGTAAGCGAGTGAAACTTGACCGGAAGGAGTCGCTGGTGGAGAGTCAGTTATTTATTATGGAATTGGCCCGAGAACTCAACAAAATTTGCCAG AGGTCAAACATCCTCGGCCACATCTGGACCAGCGAGGACATCTGGCCAGCCAGTGTGTGTCGGGATTTTATTGTTGAGTGGGCTGCTGTGTTGGAGAAGAGAGCACAG CCGAGGATCATCCTGTCTGAATACCAGTACGAGAAACCAGGGAAGAAAGACTGGAAGGGACGCCTCCTCTGCATGCTGGAGGCCGGGGGGGAGTGTGACATGGGGCCCCACAAAAGAGTCATCATGGACTGGACGCGGGGGATCAAGAGCAGACCTCAG CCCACCATCTGGCCGGGCGAGCCCGTGCTCATGATGCTGGAGGACCTGGAGTTCCAGTGGAAGAGGGGCCGTCTCCCCAACCTGCTCCCGGCTGTGGAGCTCGTCATGCTGGCCGTGATGAATGCCGACAGCCCCGTCAAG GAGGACGTGACTAAGCAGTGGCTGGTGAGAAAGCAGAGGAGCCAGAAGATCG ACGCCGTCCGCTACATCCCCCACAGTG TGTGGAATTGGATTTGCGACGCTGCAG AGGAAGTCACCCTGGACTCTGACTCAGCCAACGCGGACCTGCTCATCTCCGGCGATGAAAAGCGCATGCGCTGCGGCCTAGAGCGCCGCGAGGTGCCGCGGTGCCGTCGCCGGTTCGACGGCTGGTGGTGCGCGGCGGGCCGGGAGGGCTACGCCTCCGGGCGCCACtactgggaggtggaggtgggcgAGCGGGACTGGCGGCTGGGTGTGGCCAAGGCGTCCGCGGTGAGGCAGGGCTTCCGCTCGCTCACCACCGACACGGGCTACCTGACCCTCCGGCTGGAGAGGGGCGCGGATCTGAAGGCCCTGACGGTGCCAGCCGCCCAGCTGCCACAGAGCCTGGCGCCCAGGAAAGTAGGCGTGTACCTGGACTACGAGCTGGGCCAACTGTCGTTCTACGACGTAGAGAAGCGCtcccacctgtacacctacaaCGAGAAGTTCACAGAGGAACTGTACCCCGTGTTCGGGACTGTGGAGGTGGTCAAAGACCTGGTGATAAGGCCTGCAGACGTCAGAGAGCCGTGCCTCTGCCCCGGGCCCTGCCTCTGGAActga
- the si:ch211-250n8.1 gene encoding uncharacterized protein si:ch211-250n8.1, with translation MAPKDPLLVTLKLCVLNLQSGGGVVSDTNPHLASCCELLELVLRKGLQQPVLSLVHRDYWQCFEQLTRQDACGRLSALSLAVEQTRVCKKLLSAQGRGRYLLRLALRGKALPQLITPLLHAPRVLEWYSPEMSILRNEEFVEPFMSLLMVLSLTEFKLDMANCSFLDESWRLPVCETYEVVPCREVGMVLRYLSGRVFVLELMPGSQAHVDNFLSPGDIIDEINGTSLRNSKNKQAGEVLSQLKGFPIAISVVRWRAQDGTVYQPLVKLLQALRMENPALKLGPAPPQQPDTKDQTTSPSQCLKEGRSVYTVQFLGKVNIGMFGGREVLQHAIRQVLQKNLPSKDVLLDMKDTHLTCTDRNSKLELFEHHYPEISCVGRFGQPDYTIFAFCMTDSPETHRPTGFSCIALKASTTEECEEIVSRIATGFKHTEWFV, from the exons ATGGCTCCGAAAGACCCTCTACTCGTCACTCTTAAAT TGTGCGTCCTGAACCTGCAGTCGGGTGGAGGGGTCGTGTCGGACACCAACCCTCACCTCGCCTCATGCTGTGAGCTTCTGGAGCTGGTCCTCAGGAAGGGGCTCCAAC AACCAGTTCTCAGTCTGGTACACAGAGACTACTGGCAGTGTTTTGAGCAGCTTACTCGCCAAGATGCCTGTGGCAG gCTGTCTGCCCTGTCCTTGGCGGTGGAGCAGACCAGAGTTTGCAAGAAGCTGCTCTCAGCTCAGGGCCGGGGCCGCTACCTGCTCAGGCTGGCCCTCAGAGGCAAGGCTCTGCCTCAGTTGATCACACCCCTGCTGCACGCACCCAGAGTCCTCGAG TGGTACAGCCCGGAAATGTCCATCCTCAGGAATGAGGAATTTGTGG AGCCGTTCATGTCGCTGCTGATGGTCCTCTCTCTCACAGAGTTCAAACTGGACATGGCG AATTGCAGTTTTCTGGATGAGAGCTGGCGCCTACCT GTGTGTGAGACATATGAAGTGGTGCCCTGTCGGGAGGTGGGGATGGTGTTGAG GTATCTCAGTGGGCGTGTCTTCGTCCTCGAACTGATGCCCGGCAGTCAGGCTCACGTCGACAACTTCCTCTCTCCGGGTGACATCATTGATGAGATCAACGGAACCTCGCTGAGGAATTCCAAGAATAAACAG GCAGGCGAGGTTCTTTCCCAGCTGAAGGGCTTCCCTATCGCCATCAGCGTCGTACGGTGGCGGGCTCAGGACGGGACGGTGTACCAGCCCCTCGTCAAGCTCCTGCAGGCACTGAGGATGGAGAACCCCGCCCTGAAGCTGGGTCCTGCTCCCCCCCAGCAGCCAGACACCAAGGACCAGACAACCTCTCCATCACAGTGTCTCAAAGAGGGAAG GAGTGTGTACACGGTGCAGTTCTTGGGAAAAGTAAACATTGGAATG TTTGGAGGCAGAGAGGTGCTGCAGCACGCCATCAGACAAGTGTTGCAGAAAAACCTACCCAGCAAG GATGTGCTCTTAGATATGAAGGACACCCATTTGACatgcacagacagaaacagtAAATTG GAGCTGTTTGAGCACCACTACCCAGAGATTTCATGTGTGGGGAGGTTTGGTCAACCGGATTACACTATATTTGCATTCTGCATGAC AGACTCCCCAGAAACCCATCGGCCCACCGGCTTCTCCTGTATTGCACTCAAAGCAAGCACCACAGAGGAGTGTGAAGAGATAGTCTCCCGTATTG CTACTGGCTTCAAGCATACAGAGTGGTTTGTATGA
- the unk gene encoding RING finger protein unkempt homolog isoform X2 yields the protein MSKTHAQPPSSSAATTTGGPSSSSSSSPAGGSTSPATVLNVQPEKPQHYTYLKEFRTEQCSLFVQHKCTQHRPFSCFHWHFLNQRRRRPIRRRDGTFNYSPDVYCTKYDEGTGTCPDGDECPFLHRTAGDTERRYHLRYYKTGSCIHETDAKGHCSKNGSHCAFAHGSHDLRSPVYDIREVQVMESQGGSGPTEGGGGDGQSGQAASTALIEKILSEEPRWQDNNYVLSHYKTELCKKPPRLCRQGYACPYYHNSKDRRRSPHKHKYRALPCPAVKQSEEWGDLSKCEGAEGCQYCHTRTEQQFHPEIYKSTKCNDMQQCGSCPRGPFCAFAHVERPFVPEEPPFPTPSSPPPPRPPDPLPAQEACSSPSRHNMGHNPGCISDAFSPPAGSCVAEHGLLGSVLSLCEEISERAEPLSPWAGGYGRAPGFEREDQAKQRSFALEQRNRDLATGQSKQDLLVFLPVGSPLSLSSSIPSSLAATPPSPAPLGPPGSGIPSGMNANALPFYPSSETVESVVESALDDLDLNDFGVSVLERSLESSSALPGVGVMSGGSQFQSSAPVNIPGSFSSSAPFCSPSPSPPIRPHTSPFFSSHLSQPGQSESTFLGPSHSSLGLNGMSTNIWEHFPSGQGSPGTPPTLLPSGPSAETSRLKQELEEAHRALKQWGHSWRHTAQVVVGRVESRRGGVASPCGAVNRRGGESPAGRGRGTETGVSPTGGAGEPTEWRQPPSSTASTPAATPAAPGVSPQFAGSALQLLTRCRTGGVQETETVLCDVWRAGLSVPDLWPWTAV from the exons ATGtccaaaacacacgcacaaccCCCGTCGTCTTCGGCGGCGACGACGACCGGGGGaccctcttcgtcctcttcgtctTCGCCCGCTGGGGGCTCGACATCTCCCGCAACCGTGTTGAACGTGCAGCCCGAGAAACCTCAACATTACAC TTATCTGAAGGAGTTCCGAACTGAGCAGTGTTCCCTGTTCGTACAGCACAAATGTACACAACACAGGCCATTTTCCTGTTTCCATTGGCACTTCCTGAACCAGCGGCGGCGCAGACCCATCCGCAGGCGGGACGGCACCTTCAACTACAGCCCAGATGTGTACTGCACCAAATATGATGAGGGGACGGGCACCTGCCCGGATGGAGATGA GTGCCCATTTCTACATCGGACAGCCGGTGACACAGAGCGACGGTACCACCTCCGCTACTACAAGACGGGATCGTGTATTCACGAAACGGACGCAAAAGGCCACTGTAGCAAAAACGGCTCCCACTGTGCCTTTGCCCACGGATCACACGACCTGCGCAGCCCTGTTTATGACATCAG AGAAGTGCAGGTCATGGAGTCTCAGGGAGGCTCGGGGCCCacagagggaggtggaggagacgggCAGTCGGGACAGGCAGCGAGCACAGCCCTCATTGAGAAGATACTGAGTGAGGAGCCACGCTGGCAAG ATAACAACTACGTGCTGTCACACTACAAGACGGAACTCTGTAAGAAACCACCCCGCCTGTGCCGCCAGGGCTACGCCTGTCCGTACTACCACAACAGCAAAGACCGGAGGCGCAGCCCGCACAAGCACAAATACAG AGCGTTGCCATGTCCAGCCGTCAAACAGAGTGAGGAGTGGGGCGATCTCAGTAAATGTGAGGGAGCAGAGGGATGCCAGTATTGCCACACAAGAACAGAACAGCAGTTCCACCCAGAG ATCTATAAATCCACTAAGTGTAATGACATGCAGCAGTGCGGCAGCTGTCCCAGAGGACCCTTCTGTGCCTTTGCTCACGTTGAAA GGCCCTTCGTTCCAGAGGAGCCACCATTCCCcacgcctagctcccctccaccccccagGCCTCCAGACCCTCTTCCTGCTCAGGAAGCGTGTTCGAGCCCCAGCAGACACAACATGGGTCATAATCCGGGTTGCATCTCGGACGCCTTCTCCCCGCCTGCGGGGTCATGCGTGGCGGAGCACGGCCTGCTGGGTAGTGTTCTGTCTCTGTGCGAGGAAATAAGTGAAAGGGCGGAGCCTCTGTCTCCTTGGGCCGGAGGGTACGGCAGGGCACCGGGGTTTGAGAGGGAGGATCAG GCGAAGCAAAGAAGTTTTGCTCTCGAGCAGCGCAACAGGGATTTGGCAACAGGACAAAGCAAACAG GACTTGTTAGTGTTTCTGCCCGTGGGGAGCCCCTTGAGTCTGTCCTCCAGCATCCCTTCCAGTCTGGCCGCCACCCCGccaagccccgcccctctcGGACCCCCGGGATCCGGCATCCCCTCGGGCATGAACGCCAACGCCTTGCCCTTTTACCCCTCCAGTGAGACCGTGGAGTCAGTTGTTG agtCAGCCCTGGACGATCTGGACCTGAATGATTTTGGCGTGTCGGTGTTGGAGAGGAGCTTGGAGAGCAGCTCTGCTCTTCCCGGTGTGGGAGTTATGTCGG GAGGAAGCCAATTTCAGAGTTCTGCCCCGGTCAATATCCCCGGCTCCTTTAGCAGCTCTGCTCCTTTTTGCTCCCCATCGCCGTCTCCCCCAATCCGACCGCACACGTCACCGTTCTTTTCTAGTCACCTGTCGCAACCTGGCCAATCAGAAAGCACCTTTTTGGGACCGTCTCACAGCTCTTTAG gTCTGAATGGTATGAGCACTAATATCTGGGAGCATTTTCCATCCGGCCAGGGTTCCCCTGGtacaccccccaccctcctgcCCTCTGGCCCCAGCGCAGAAACCTCCAGGCTcaagcaggagctggaggaagctCACAGGGCACTGAAGCAGTGGGGCCACAGCTGGAGACACACAGctcaggtag TCGTGGGCCGCGTTGAAAGCCGACGCGGAGGAGTCGCGAGCCCATGCGGCGCGGTTAACCGCCGAGGCGGAGAGAGCCCGGCAGGCCGAGGAAGAGGCACAGAGACAGGCGTCTCTCCTACAGGAGGCGCTGGAGAGCCTACGGAGTGGAGACAACCCCCATCTAGCACTGCATCAACTCCAGCTGCTACACCGGCTGCCCCTGGAGTCAGTCCTCAGTTTGCAGGCTCAGCTCTGCAGCTGCTTACACGCTGTAGAACAG GTGGTGTACAGGAAACAGAGACAGTGCTGTGTGACGTGTGGCGAGCCGGGCTCAGTGTCCCTGACCTGTGGCCATGGACTGCAGTGTGA
- the LOC117748688 gene encoding histone H3.3A — translation MARTKQTARKSTGGKAPRKQLATKAARKSAPSTGGVKKPHRYRPGTVALREIRRYQKSTELLIRKLPFQRLVREIAQDFKTDLRFQSAAIGALQEASEAYLVGLFEDTNLCAIHAKRVTIMPKDIQLARRIRGERA, via the exons ATGGCACGTACCAAGCAGACTGCTCGTAAATCCACTGGAGGAAAGGCGCCCAGGAAGCAGCTCGCTACCAAGGCAGCCAGGAAGAGCGCTCCGTCCACGGGAGGCGTGAAGAAGCCCCATCGTTACCG ACCTGGAACTGTGGCTCTGAGGGAGATCCGTCGTTACCAGAAGTCCACCGAGCTGCTCATCCGCAAGCTGCCCTTCCAGCGTCTGGTGAGAGAAATCGCTCAGGATTTCAAGACGGATCTGCGCTTCCAGAGTGCAGCTATTGGGGCTCTTCAG gaagccagtgaggCTTACCTGGTGGGTCTTTTTGAGGACACCAACCTGTGCGCCATCCACGCCAAACGTGTCACCATCATGCCCAAAGACATCCAGCTGGCTCGTAGGATAAGGGGAGAGAGGGCCTAA
- the unk gene encoding RING finger protein unkempt homolog isoform X1, translating to MSKTHAQPPSSSAATTTGGPSSSSSSSPAGGSTSPATVLNVQPEKPQHYTYLKEFRTEQCSLFVQHKCTQHRPFSCFHWHFLNQRRRRPIRRRDGTFNYSPDVYCTKYDEGTGTCPDGDECPFLHRTAGDTERRYHLRYYKTGSCIHETDAKGHCSKNGSHCAFAHGSHDLRSPVYDIREVQVMESQGGSGPTEGGGGDGQSGQAASTALIEKILSEEPRWQDNNYVLSHYKTELCKKPPRLCRQGYACPYYHNSKDRRRSPHKHKYRALPCPAVKQSEEWGDLSKCEGAEGCQYCHTRTEQQFHPEIYKSTKCNDMQQCGSCPRGPFCAFAHVERPFVPEEPPFPTPSSPPPPRPPDPLPAQEACSSPSRHNMGHNPGCISDAFSPPAGSCVAEHGLLGSVLSLCEEISERAEPLSPWAGGYGRAPGFEREDQAKQRSFALEQRNRDLATGQSKQDLLVFLPVGSPLSLSSSIPSSLAATPPSPAPLGPPGSGIPSGMNANALPFYPSSETVESVVESALDDLDLNDFGVSVLERSLESSSALPGVGVMSGGSQFQSSAPVNIPGSFSSSAPFCSPSPSPPIRPHTSPFFSSHLSQPGQSESTFLGPSHSSLGLNGMSTNIWEHFPSGQGSPGTPPTLLPSGPSAETSRLKQELEEAHRALKQWGHSWRHTAQSWAALKADAEESRAHAARLTAEAERARQAEEEAQRQASLLQEALESLRSGDNPHLALHQLQLLHRLPLESVLSLQAQLCSCLHAVEQVVYRKQRQCCVTCGEPGSVSLTCGHGLQCESCSASTECPLCPEQTLEQQLS from the exons ATGtccaaaacacacgcacaaccCCCGTCGTCTTCGGCGGCGACGACGACCGGGGGaccctcttcgtcctcttcgtctTCGCCCGCTGGGGGCTCGACATCTCCCGCAACCGTGTTGAACGTGCAGCCCGAGAAACCTCAACATTACAC TTATCTGAAGGAGTTCCGAACTGAGCAGTGTTCCCTGTTCGTACAGCACAAATGTACACAACACAGGCCATTTTCCTGTTTCCATTGGCACTTCCTGAACCAGCGGCGGCGCAGACCCATCCGCAGGCGGGACGGCACCTTCAACTACAGCCCAGATGTGTACTGCACCAAATATGATGAGGGGACGGGCACCTGCCCGGATGGAGATGA GTGCCCATTTCTACATCGGACAGCCGGTGACACAGAGCGACGGTACCACCTCCGCTACTACAAGACGGGATCGTGTATTCACGAAACGGACGCAAAAGGCCACTGTAGCAAAAACGGCTCCCACTGTGCCTTTGCCCACGGATCACACGACCTGCGCAGCCCTGTTTATGACATCAG AGAAGTGCAGGTCATGGAGTCTCAGGGAGGCTCGGGGCCCacagagggaggtggaggagacgggCAGTCGGGACAGGCAGCGAGCACAGCCCTCATTGAGAAGATACTGAGTGAGGAGCCACGCTGGCAAG ATAACAACTACGTGCTGTCACACTACAAGACGGAACTCTGTAAGAAACCACCCCGCCTGTGCCGCCAGGGCTACGCCTGTCCGTACTACCACAACAGCAAAGACCGGAGGCGCAGCCCGCACAAGCACAAATACAG AGCGTTGCCATGTCCAGCCGTCAAACAGAGTGAGGAGTGGGGCGATCTCAGTAAATGTGAGGGAGCAGAGGGATGCCAGTATTGCCACACAAGAACAGAACAGCAGTTCCACCCAGAG ATCTATAAATCCACTAAGTGTAATGACATGCAGCAGTGCGGCAGCTGTCCCAGAGGACCCTTCTGTGCCTTTGCTCACGTTGAAA GGCCCTTCGTTCCAGAGGAGCCACCATTCCCcacgcctagctcccctccaccccccagGCCTCCAGACCCTCTTCCTGCTCAGGAAGCGTGTTCGAGCCCCAGCAGACACAACATGGGTCATAATCCGGGTTGCATCTCGGACGCCTTCTCCCCGCCTGCGGGGTCATGCGTGGCGGAGCACGGCCTGCTGGGTAGTGTTCTGTCTCTGTGCGAGGAAATAAGTGAAAGGGCGGAGCCTCTGTCTCCTTGGGCCGGAGGGTACGGCAGGGCACCGGGGTTTGAGAGGGAGGATCAG GCGAAGCAAAGAAGTTTTGCTCTCGAGCAGCGCAACAGGGATTTGGCAACAGGACAAAGCAAACAG GACTTGTTAGTGTTTCTGCCCGTGGGGAGCCCCTTGAGTCTGTCCTCCAGCATCCCTTCCAGTCTGGCCGCCACCCCGccaagccccgcccctctcGGACCCCCGGGATCCGGCATCCCCTCGGGCATGAACGCCAACGCCTTGCCCTTTTACCCCTCCAGTGAGACCGTGGAGTCAGTTGTTG agtCAGCCCTGGACGATCTGGACCTGAATGATTTTGGCGTGTCGGTGTTGGAGAGGAGCTTGGAGAGCAGCTCTGCTCTTCCCGGTGTGGGAGTTATGTCGG GAGGAAGCCAATTTCAGAGTTCTGCCCCGGTCAATATCCCCGGCTCCTTTAGCAGCTCTGCTCCTTTTTGCTCCCCATCGCCGTCTCCCCCAATCCGACCGCACACGTCACCGTTCTTTTCTAGTCACCTGTCGCAACCTGGCCAATCAGAAAGCACCTTTTTGGGACCGTCTCACAGCTCTTTAG gTCTGAATGGTATGAGCACTAATATCTGGGAGCATTTTCCATCCGGCCAGGGTTCCCCTGGtacaccccccaccctcctgcCCTCTGGCCCCAGCGCAGAAACCTCCAGGCTcaagcaggagctggaggaagctCACAGGGCACTGAAGCAGTGGGGCCACAGCTGGAGACACACAGctcag TCGTGGGCCGCGTTGAAAGCCGACGCGGAGGAGTCGCGAGCCCATGCGGCGCGGTTAACCGCCGAGGCGGAGAGAGCCCGGCAGGCCGAGGAAGAGGCACAGAGACAGGCGTCTCTCCTACAGGAGGCGCTGGAGAGCCTACGGAGTGGAGACAACCCCCATCTAGCACTGCATCAACTCCAGCTGCTACACCGGCTGCCCCTGGAGTCAGTCCTCAGTTTGCAGGCTCAGCTCTGCAGCTGCTTACACGCTGTAGAACAG GTGGTGTACAGGAAACAGAGACAGTGCTGTGTGACGTGTGGCGAGCCGGGCTCAGTGTCCCTGACCTGTGGCCATGGACTGCAGTGTGAGAGCTGCTCCGCCTCGACAGAGTGCCCGCTCTGCCCCGAACAGACCCTGGAGCAGCAGCTCTCCTGA